The DNA window GATgggtatattaataatatatatatatatatatagtatgtatatatatatatatatatatatatatatttatatatatatttatatttatatatatatatatatatatatatatatatatatatgtgtgtgtgtgtgtgtgtgtgtgtgtttgtgtgttgtgtgtgtgtgtgtgttacattagGAGGTCTAGATCTTATTTGTCTTGGATATTGTtgacaataaattatttaaattatctatctccatataaaaaatgccataaaatatcaataatattcaCTCTATTATtccaaacaaaatatgaaatatgatgtatatatatatatatatatatatatatatatcatatataaccatataaaaaaactttctataatatataaataacattcttCATGGCAAAATAACGATACGACATAATATTACGATTCCAAATGAAGAAGGAATAGCGGAATTAACAGTCACTGAAACTTGCTAACAGATTGTCAAGGGTCCCAACGAGACATGCGAGCAAGCAGGACTTACTGAGAAGACAACAAGAGCAGGATCCACTGCCGCAGGTGCCCACCTGCACATACTTCTTCGTACTGCACTTCGTCCTGCACTTGGCCGACGATGACGTGAAGTTTGCCTggtatcagttaaaaaaaaaagaaaaaagattcgtTTGTTAAGGAGCGTTTCTAAGTTGAAGGCCGACGGGATGGGCATCCTATTAGCCTCCTCGAGTCTGAGGAGCTTTGGGAATATCTCAGAAATTGTCTTCTGAGTTTCCCTGTTTAGTTATTGGTTTCATACTGACGGTTGCTTTTGTAGCTTTTGATaatcatgcttctctctctctctctctctctcttctatatatatatatatatatatataatacatttatatatatatgcacatagtGACCTTCTATTCGTAAGCTACAAGCATACCTTAATATAACATTCATTACACCTTGGGAACAACCTACATCTacgggaattataactgataagagtCTATGTCAAAATTCTAACCTGGGCCTTTGGGTTTAGATAGCGTGAAAAAGggtcattaaatatatatgtatatatatctatatattatatacacacatatatatatatatatatatatatatattatatatatatatatatatatatatatatattagtggttaAAGTCCCTCCTGTGCCTATGTAGGCTCATgaggcaggcgctgatctcctgtttatatattatatatgttattactattttattaagAACAGCCCATATGGCTTTCAACCCTCTACATCTTCAAGGAACCAGAAGCTAATTTAGTATTTCAGttgaataagaatattaatttttaacttctcTGAGTACTCCGAAAGGAAAGTCACTTACCACTGTGTTAGGTGGCAACTGTACCAGACCACACTTGTTCTTTCGGCATTTGGTAGATTTCCCACTAGAGGACCCGCTGGAAGAACCGCCAGATGCACCGCCTGAGGAACCACCGGAAGAACCGCTAGGGGACCCGCCAGAGGAACCGCCCGATGAACCACCAGGGGGAGCGACAGGGGACCCACCAGAGGCCCCACTTCCCGGTAGACCTAGTGGAGGGAGAGACGAGAAGATACTGATGGAGAAATACTTATCTAATATCGCACTGACCCCTTAACTTCTCTAATACTTAAATATCTACAGTAAATCGTGCGTTCTGTTAGAATCCagtggaaaatgaatgaaaaaatccaCCGTCCCacgtgggattcgaacccatgtaAACTGAAGACAAAGCGTTTTACCCCAAgactttttgttaattttatttcaactctTACTTACATGTATCTATAAAATTCTGATATAATTTTACTACAACCAAAACAAACCCAGACAGACGAAGGTTATGATGTAATGTTAGATATATAGATGAAGATAAAGACAGAGACTTTAAACAAAATATGCATCAACGTAAAAACAGAAGACACTGAAGCTGACAACCAGCAGAGTTGAAACTGGCCATCCCTCAAGTCAAATTCCAATGAATGAAACTGATCACAggaacatcaaagaaaaaatccCACCAAATCATCCAAAAAAAGTGATCTGCATAAATTTCCATCACCTTCTTAtctttttcccttcatttcaGCTTCCGTTTCATCGAAATAACcacaaagaaaacaggaatatCTTTTCCAAAAGCTGAAATTACCTTTCAAGCAGCAAGAGCACTTAGAGCGATAGCAGAGCCCGTCGGCTCTTTCGTCGGCGTGGCAAACTGGACGACAGAGACCCCCGCAGATCCTCGGTAGCTCCCCTTGTCGTCAGTGCAGAAGGAGAATCGTTATTTGGTTTATATTAAGCACTAGATCACTCGGGTAAGGGTATTCTAATGGTATAAAGATGTTATGTGTTCTCTTTCAACATGAAACCCTTTTTATCTGAGGGGATGATTTCAGGAGAAAACTAGATAATGTAACTTCCTTCTTCATTACTGaactattgaataaaaaaaaaaacatttattgcacacacacacacgcacacatatatatgtgtatgtgtgtgtatacaatgcaTATAATACATCCAtttaatagatatatgtatgtatgtatggagagagagagagagagagagagagagagagagagagagaattgaatctATTTACCAGGATAATTCAGTGGTCCCGAGGGGTCAAAAGGACAAatatcctgcaaaagaaaaaaacacggtaaaaattgtcaaaaatcaggAATGGCAAATAAGTCTGCCAGGTTATGTCTatccttttccttcatttcctcatttatttGGTCTCCTACTTATTCTTCGTCTCCTTATTGACAATAATAGTATTGTTTCTAGTTTATGCAAATAACCAAACATCACGGTTCAAACTCACCGGGGGAAGCTGGGCTTCTGATACCGACACCAGCGCCAAAATCAGCAGCAGGGAAGCTGGCAGCAGCAGACTCGGTGATCCCATCTTGAATCGGCTGCGTTCGGGtacgaaaacaaaagaaacttttgGGTTAATTTGACCTGAAGTGGCTTCCttcgaaagaaaataagaattttattaatatcaaaACGTTTCGAGTCGATTGTGTGACTGATTGTCAGCTAAATAACCGGCTTCCTCGGGAGGCAAAAGAGAGCTTCGCTCATCCAGCTCATGATGTAAATTGAGTGACTTCCTTCGAggcaacaaaaaacaaatgattatCAGCTTATGACGCCATTGACTCACACAGGAAACAGCTGTCACCTGCTAGAGAGGATACACAAATATCGACGTAGGAACCATCATGCGTGTCTACAAGATtggcagaggaagaggaaaaaagaaacaaagaaacatcaGATTCGAGTAGCAAACATCTGCGTTCTCAGGGTAGGCGAAaacagatgaagaagaagagaatcagTTTCTTCGATTCAGAGATGATAATGGAAAGTGATCGATCACCTAAAGGCAAGCGTTGAAGTTTTCATTCCGTAAATATACAAGACCGAAtctcaaaatagaaataaaaatagtgaaCGTTATAGTCAGGTTCATCATTTCGCAAAACTTAGATTTGGCAGTCGCGTCAAAGTCCGATGTGTTGTGTAAAATGAAGTTTCAAAAGCGCGAGAGTCAGTTAAATGATTCGACTAAGTTGACTCAGATATCTGCAATGCTCCTGACACACTACAAGAACCTCTCCCTTCACTATATTCACGGGATAAGCATAAATTCGCGAGAACAA is part of the Macrobrachium rosenbergii isolate ZJJX-2024 chromosome 9, ASM4041242v1, whole genome shotgun sequence genome and encodes:
- the LOC136842089 gene encoding uncharacterized protein; amino-acid sequence: MGSPSLLLPASLLLILALVSVSEAQLPPDICPFDPSGPLNYPGELPRICGGLCRPVCHADERADGLCYRSKCSCCLKGLPGSGASGGSPVAPPGGSSGGSSGGSPSGSSGGSSGGASGGSSSGSSSGKSTKCRKNKCGLVQLPPNTVANFTSSSAKCRTKCSTKKYVQVGTCGSGSCSCCLLKSALPVKIRRELEEQAANLEMFKGKRLAQDEKHDDDDDIDNDED